Proteins encoded by one window of Blautia faecicola:
- the sigH gene encoding RNA polymerase sporulation sigma factor SigH produces the protein MKDYTEYTDEELVDLLRQGETEVMDYLLEKYKFIVRQKARVLYLAGGEADDLIQEGMIGLFKAIRDYRGDKEASFYTFAQLCVDRQMYNAIQSSTRQKHQPLNSYVSMNGEEWESQMGSKTQQSPESIIIAQENAVLMEENIRKQLSKFENEVLTLYLEGNNYQQIGEAMGKPSKSIDNALQRIKTKVRECLGREK, from the coding sequence ATGAAAGATTACACAGAGTATACAGATGAGGAACTGGTAGATCTGCTGCGGCAGGGAGAGACAGAGGTTATGGATTACCTTCTGGAAAAGTACAAGTTCATCGTGCGACAGAAAGCCCGCGTGCTGTATCTGGCAGGCGGGGAGGCTGACGATCTGATCCAGGAAGGCATGATCGGACTTTTTAAGGCTATCCGGGATTACCGCGGGGATAAAGAGGCTTCTTTTTATACGTTTGCTCAGTTATGTGTGGACAGACAGATGTATAATGCCATTCAGTCGTCGACAAGGCAGAAACATCAGCCATTGAACTCGTATGTGTCCATGAACGGGGAAGAGTGGGAGAGCCAGATGGGCAGTAAAACCCAGCAGAGCCCGGAGTCGATCATCATCGCACAGGAGAATGCGGTGCTGATGGAAGAAAATATCCGCAAACAGCTCAGTAAGTTTGAAAATGAGGTGTTGACGCTGTATCTCGAAGGAAATAATTACCAGCAGATCGGGGAAGCGATGGGCAAGCCATCAAAGTCCATAGACAATGCTCTGCAACGGATCAAAACCAAGGTCCGGGAGTGCCTTGGAAGGGAAAAATAA
- the rlmB gene encoding 23S rRNA (guanosine(2251)-2'-O)-methyltransferase RlmB, translating into MENKIEGRNAVLEALRAGKPIDKLYVLDGCPDGPVRTIIREAKKGDTIINYVKKERLDQLSETGHHQGVIAMAASYEYATVEDILEEAKEKGEAPFIFVLDNIEDPHNLGAMIRTANLAGAHGVIIPKRRAVGLTSTVARTSAGAINYTPVAKVTNLKQTMEQLKKEGMWFVCADMDGTPYYQMDLKGPMGLVIGNEGEGVSRLIKETCDFVASIPMKGDIDSLNASVAAGVLAFEIARQRG; encoded by the coding sequence ATGGAAAATAAAATCGAAGGAAGAAACGCGGTCTTAGAGGCACTGCGCGCCGGAAAACCGATCGATAAATTATATGTTCTGGACGGCTGTCCGGACGGTCCGGTAAGAACCATTATCCGGGAAGCAAAAAAAGGTGATACGATCATCAATTATGTGAAAAAAGAACGACTGGATCAGTTGTCAGAGACCGGTCATCATCAGGGCGTCATCGCGATGGCAGCTTCTTATGAATATGCAACCGTGGAAGATATTCTGGAAGAGGCAAAGGAAAAAGGTGAGGCGCCGTTTATCTTTGTACTGGACAATATCGAAGATCCGCACAACCTAGGAGCCATGATCCGAACAGCAAACCTGGCGGGTGCACACGGCGTGATCATTCCGAAACGGAGAGCCGTGGGACTGACATCGACCGTAGCACGGACTTCCGCGGGTGCGATCAATTACACACCGGTTGCGAAAGTGACCAATTTAAAACAGACCATGGAACAGCTGAAGAAAGAAGGTATGTGGTTTGTATGTGCCGATATGGACGGCACACCGTACTACCAGATGGATCTGAAAGGACCGATGGGTCTGGTGATCGGAAACGAAGGAGAAGGAGTCAGCAGACTGATCAAAGAGACCTGTGATTTCGTGGCTTCGATTCCGATGAAAGGAGATATTGATTCCCTGAATGCTTCTGTGGCAGCAGGGGTTCTGGCTTTCGAGATCGCCCGTCAGCGGGGGTAA
- a CDS encoding Mini-ribonuclease 3 — translation METSITYLKEQFQLNDPDIRSYSPLTLAYIGDGIYELYIRTILIKQGNCQVNKLHKQASRLVKAQAQSEMVQVLEPHFTEEEEAVYKRGRNAKSYTTAKNATTGDYRRATGFEAVMGYLYLTEQYCRMIDLIKMGLEALEDGK, via the coding sequence ATGGAAACGAGCATAACATATCTGAAAGAACAGTTTCAGTTAAACGATCCGGATATCCGATCTTACTCTCCGCTGACTCTTGCATATATCGGAGACGGAATCTATGAGTTATATATCCGCACCATCCTGATCAAACAGGGAAACTGCCAGGTGAACAAGCTGCACAAACAGGCAAGCCGTCTGGTAAAAGCCCAGGCACAGTCTGAAATGGTACAGGTACTGGAGCCGCATTTTACCGAGGAAGAGGAAGCGGTCTATAAGAGAGGTCGAAATGCAAAATCCTACACCACAGCGAAAAATGCCACAACAGGGGACTATCGCCGGGCGACGGGATTTGAGGCGGTTATGGGGTATCTGTATCTGACCGAACAGTACTGCAGAATGATCGATCTGATCAAAATGGGATTGGAGGCATTAGAAGATGGAAAATAA
- the cysS gene encoding cysteine--tRNA ligase, translated as MKLYNTLTKKKEEFVPLQEGKVTMYVCGPTVYNFIHIGNARPMIVFDTARRYMEYKGYEVNYVSNFTDVDDKIIKKSIEEGVSAEEVSERYIKECKKDMADMNVKPATTHPQATQEIDGMIAMIETLIEKGYAYAVDGTVYFRTRKFEEYGKLSHKNLDDLRSGNRSLLVSGEDQKEDPLDFVLWKPKKEGEPFWVSPWGEGRPGWHIECSVMAKKYLGEEIDIHAGGEDLIFPHHENEIAQSECCNGKIFARYWLHNGFLNIDNRKMSKSLGNFFTVREIGEQYDLQVLRFFMLSAHYRSPINFSREIMESSKSALERIVTAVSNLTHLEQEAAADTLTEAEEKLLAEIPSYRKKFEDAMDDDLNTADAISAIFELVKFANTNANDASSKAFAAALKKEIVALSDVLGLIVERKEENLDAEIEKMIEERQAARKARDFKRADEIRDELLAQGIILEDTREGVKWKRA; from the coding sequence ATGAAACTGTATAATACACTGACAAAGAAAAAAGAAGAATTTGTACCGTTACAGGAAGGTAAAGTAACGATGTATGTCTGCGGACCTACCGTATATAACTTTATCCATATCGGTAATGCCCGCCCGATGATCGTCTTTGACACCGCGCGCCGTTACATGGAATACAAAGGCTATGAAGTGAATTATGTATCCAACTTTACGGATGTAGACGATAAGATCATCAAAAAATCCATCGAAGAGGGCGTAAGCGCAGAGGAAGTTTCTGAGCGTTATATCAAAGAATGTAAAAAAGATATGGCGGACATGAACGTAAAACCGGCTACCACCCATCCGCAGGCAACCCAGGAGATCGACGGCATGATCGCGATGATCGAGACATTGATCGAAAAAGGCTATGCGTATGCAGTAGACGGAACCGTATACTTCCGTACCAGAAAATTCGAAGAATACGGAAAATTATCTCATAAGAATCTGGATGATCTGCGTTCCGGTAACCGTTCCCTTTTGGTATCCGGAGAAGATCAGAAAGAAGATCCGCTGGATTTCGTACTCTGGAAACCGAAAAAAGAAGGAGAACCTTTCTGGGTATCTCCATGGGGCGAGGGACGTCCGGGATGGCATATCGAGTGTTCCGTCATGGCAAAAAAATATCTGGGTGAAGAGATTGATATTCATGCCGGCGGCGAAGACCTGATTTTCCCGCACCATGAAAATGAGATTGCACAGAGCGAGTGCTGCAACGGCAAGATTTTTGCACGTTACTGGCTGCACAACGGTTTCCTGAACATCGACAACCGTAAAATGTCCAAATCTCTCGGCAACTTCTTTACCGTAAGAGAGATCGGAGAACAGTATGATCTGCAGGTACTGCGTTTCTTCATGCTGAGTGCGCATTACAGAAGCCCGATCAACTTTAGCAGAGAAATCATGGAATCCTCCAAGAGCGCACTGGAACGTATCGTGACCGCAGTTTCCAACCTGACACATCTGGAACAGGAAGCAGCAGCCGATACCCTGACAGAAGCAGAAGAAAAACTGCTGGCTGAGATCCCGTCATACCGCAAAAAATTCGAGGATGCCATGGACGATGATCTGAATACCGCCGATGCCATTTCCGCGATCTTTGAACTGGTAAAATTCGCCAATACAAACGCAAACGATGCGTCTTCCAAAGCATTTGCCGCAGCACTGAAAAAAGAAATTGTTGCGTTAAGTGATGTACTGGGTCTGATTGTGGAAAGAAAGGAAGAAAACCTGGATGCTGAGATCGAAAAAATGATCGAGGAACGTCAGGCAGCAAGAAAAGCCAGAGACTTCAAACGCGCCGATGAGATCCGTGACGAACTGCTGGCACAGGGAATCATCCTGGAAGATACCAGAGAGGGTGTAAAATGGAAACGAGCATAA
- the epsC gene encoding serine O-acetyltransferase EpsC, whose translation MSFISHIKEEFQVIQERDPAIKTPLEVLLYPSFRVMIKYRRAHKLYLKGHYFLARWISQRAARKTGIEIHPGATIGKGLFIDHGSGVIIGETTIIGDNVTLYQGVTLGGNGKETGKRHPTLEDNVMVSAGAKIIGSFTIGANSKIGAGSVVIEEVPPNCTVVGIPGRVVRQKNMKVPRTNMDHCHLPDPVLDDLKTLQKEYTEVTNRVLELEKELRFIKSKKGEEKDETV comes from the coding sequence ATGAGTTTTATCAGTCATATCAAAGAAGAGTTCCAGGTAATCCAGGAACGTGACCCGGCGATCAAGACACCGCTGGAAGTACTTTTATATCCGAGTTTCCGGGTGATGATCAAGTACAGACGGGCACACAAATTATATTTGAAAGGTCATTATTTTCTGGCACGGTGGATTTCCCAGCGGGCAGCCAGAAAGACCGGGATCGAGATCCATCCGGGTGCTACGATCGGAAAGGGACTGTTCATCGATCACGGAAGCGGTGTGATTATTGGAGAGACTACGATCATCGGCGATAACGTGACCTTGTATCAGGGCGTTACCCTGGGCGGAAACGGAAAAGAAACCGGCAAACGTCACCCGACACTGGAGGATAACGTTATGGTGAGTGCGGGAGCCAAAATCATCGGTTCGTTTACAATCGGTGCCAACTCCAAGATCGGAGCAGGATCTGTTGTGATCGAGGAAGTACCGCCAAACTGTACGGTCGTCGGTATTCCGGGACGTGTGGTCCGCCAGAAAAATATGAAAGTACCGAGAACCAATATGGATCACTGCCATCTGCCGGATCCGGTACTGGATGATCTGAAAACCCTACAGAAAGAATATACCGAAGTGACCAACCGCGTGCTGGAACTGGAAAAAGAACTTCGTTTTATCAAAAGCAAAAAAGGAGAAGAAAAAGATGAAACTGTATAA
- a CDS encoding AraC family transcriptional regulator: MQNYESITLKEELHIRKIYSIHYFEYMKDYVFDGESHDFWEFVFVDSGNLFVTAGDQEVLLASNEMIFHKPNEFHALRGDGETSPNLVVVSFECTNPCMKFFENRRVSLNQNERFYLGQIIAETRKTFYTPLNNPNICLLERNSVHDFGSEQIIFLSLEMLLINLQRRYSNPTAISPVASQPFSDHPMIHKDTDVLFQEIVQYLQRNLSEHLTVIQICKENSVGRSQLQKMFHEKTGCGVIDYFCRLKIETAQKMIRQKRFNYTQISDMLGYSSYQYFSLQFKKFTRMTPSEYASSVKNFSGTE, from the coding sequence ATGCAAAATTACGAAAGTATTACTCTGAAAGAAGAACTTCATATCCGTAAGATTTATTCGATTCACTATTTTGAATATATGAAAGACTATGTTTTCGACGGGGAATCCCATGATTTCTGGGAATTTGTATTTGTGGACAGCGGCAATCTTTTTGTGACTGCCGGTGATCAGGAAGTTCTTCTTGCTTCTAACGAAATGATTTTTCATAAACCGAACGAATTTCACGCACTGCGCGGAGACGGGGAAACTTCCCCGAATCTGGTTGTGGTTTCTTTTGAATGCACGAATCCCTGCATGAAGTTTTTCGAGAACCGCAGAGTCTCTCTGAATCAGAACGAACGGTTCTATCTGGGACAGATCATCGCAGAGACCAGAAAAACCTTCTATACACCGTTAAATAACCCAAATATCTGTCTGCTCGAACGCAACTCCGTTCATGATTTTGGCAGTGAACAGATTATTTTTCTATCTCTGGAAATGCTCCTGATCAACCTGCAGCGCCGCTACAGCAACCCGACTGCCATCAGTCCGGTTGCCAGCCAGCCCTTCAGCGATCACCCGATGATCCATAAAGATACCGATGTACTCTTTCAGGAAATCGTACAATACCTGCAGCGGAACCTTTCCGAACACCTGACGGTAATTCAGATCTGTAAAGAAAACTCGGTAGGGCGCTCCCAACTCCAGAAAATGTTTCACGAAAAAACCGGCTGCGGTGTCATCGACTACTTCTGCCGCCTGAAAATCGAAACCGCCCAAAAAATGATCCGCCAGAAAAGATTTAACTACACACAGATTTCCGACATGCTAGGCTATTCCTCTTACCAGTACTTCTCCCTCCAATTCAAGAAGTTCACCCGCATGACCCCATCGGAATACGCCTCATCCGTGAAAAACTTTTCGGGCACAGAATAA
- a CDS encoding DUF4091 domain-containing protein, producing the protein MELLKIKKITSLEKVFPDQEPSGEGMEDVITALKKETVSFQMAYYWSGQRKGRAQVQVTSDDKEQVRVRSVRLVPCEYPAHMVADDDYLTTKPGLYPDLLSDIQPWGVELISGQWKSLWIDVDTTGLTAGDHTVKVDMVVEGEVLGSTIEMIHVVDAELPQMAVPHTEWFHSDCLANYYGVEVFSEEHWKIVENFVRTAVKRKCNMLLTPVFTPPLDTAIGGERRTVQLVDVHVTEDGYTFGFDKFERWVDMCKRCGIKYYEISHLFSQWGATMAPKVMGEKEGKMVQLFGWDTEAAGKEYSEFLHQFLAALKPELVKLGISEVTYFHISDEPSQEQFDSYKAAKEVVEKDLEGYQMMDALSDYEFYEKGLVSQPVCAVNHIQPFLEKRPEKLWGYYCTGQYVDVTNRFIVQPGYRTRILGTQMYKYQLDGFLHWGYNFYNAEHSIFPIDPYRCTDAAGAFPSGDPFLVYPGADGEPEESLRIMLMDEAMSDLCAMNYLEELAGRDVVMSCIEPEGGEKVEFASYPRSVSYLVEMRKRVNREIEKRVK; encoded by the coding sequence ATGGAACTTTTAAAAATTAAAAAAATCACTTCTCTGGAAAAAGTGTTCCCGGATCAGGAGCCGAGTGGAGAAGGCATGGAAGACGTAATCACTGCACTGAAAAAAGAGACGGTATCTTTCCAGATGGCGTACTATTGGAGTGGTCAGAGAAAAGGAAGAGCACAGGTGCAGGTGACATCCGATGACAAAGAACAGGTACGTGTGAGAAGTGTTCGCCTGGTTCCGTGTGAATATCCGGCACATATGGTGGCAGATGATGATTATCTGACCACCAAACCGGGTCTGTATCCGGATTTGCTGAGCGATATCCAGCCGTGGGGCGTGGAACTGATCAGCGGACAGTGGAAGAGCCTGTGGATCGATGTGGATACCACTGGATTGACTGCCGGAGATCACACGGTAAAAGTGGATATGGTAGTGGAAGGTGAAGTTCTGGGAAGTACGATCGAGATGATCCATGTAGTGGATGCAGAACTTCCGCAGATGGCAGTACCGCATACCGAGTGGTTCCATTCTGACTGTCTGGCAAATTATTACGGCGTGGAAGTGTTCAGTGAAGAGCACTGGAAGATCGTGGAAAACTTTGTGCGCACAGCCGTAAAGAGAAAATGTAACATGCTGCTGACACCGGTATTTACCCCACCTCTGGATACTGCCATCGGTGGAGAAAGACGGACGGTACAGCTGGTGGATGTACATGTGACAGAAGACGGATACACTTTCGGGTTCGATAAGTTCGAGCGCTGGGTAGACATGTGCAAACGCTGTGGTATCAAATATTATGAAATTTCTCATCTGTTCAGCCAGTGGGGAGCAACGATGGCTCCGAAAGTAATGGGGGAAAAGGAAGGAAAAATGGTACAGCTGTTCGGATGGGATACCGAGGCGGCAGGAAAAGAATACAGTGAATTCCTGCATCAGTTCCTGGCAGCACTGAAACCGGAACTGGTGAAACTGGGAATCTCTGAGGTGACATATTTCCATATCTCCGATGAGCCTTCTCAGGAGCAGTTTGATTCTTATAAAGCAGCGAAAGAGGTTGTGGAAAAAGATCTGGAAGGTTATCAGATGATGGATGCGCTGTCTGATTACGAATTCTATGAAAAAGGTCTGGTATCTCAGCCGGTATGTGCAGTCAACCACATTCAGCCATTCCTGGAAAAACGTCCGGAGAAGCTGTGGGGCTATTACTGCACCGGTCAGTATGTGGATGTAACCAACCGTTTCATCGTACAGCCGGGTTATCGTACCAGAATCCTGGGAACTCAGATGTATAAATATCAGCTGGATGGTTTCCTGCACTGGGGATATAACTTCTACAATGCAGAACATTCTATTTTCCCAATTGATCCGTATCGCTGCACCGATGCAGCCGGTGCATTCCCGTCCGGAGACCCGTTCCTGGTATATCCGGGAGCTGATGGAGAGCCGGAGGAATCTCTGCGTATCATGTTGATGGATGAGGCAATGAGCGATCTCTGCGCGATGAATTATCTGGAGGAACTTGCGGGAAGAGATGTGGTTATGAGCTGCATCGAACCGGAAGGTGGAGAGAAAGTGGAGTTTGCGTCTTATCCGAGAAGTGTTTCTTATCTGGTGGAGATGAGGAAGAGAGTGAATCGGGAGATTGAGAAGAGAGTAAAATAG
- a CDS encoding carbohydrate ABC transporter permease — MKKKQKWTVFSVLGLLILLVFAAICIAPFIYMAIMSFTQSTTLMLHWSDINFSDFTNFNYVLKKTGFICALTNSVIVVFCSCLFNCIIASMAAYGFAKKKFPGSNAIFRIYLLTLMIPGQVTMIPVFIMMNKAGLTNTYFALIVVILNAFGVFLIRQFMDTVPDELLEAAKVDGCPEYRIFIQIVIPLIKPVLISLVVFTFVTSWNDFLWPLVSTSNSDMYTLTVALSLLKTQYQTNYGLIMAGATVSFIFPFIMYVFLQKQFVEGIALSGIKG, encoded by the coding sequence ATGAAGAAAAAACAGAAATGGACCGTCTTTTCCGTCCTTGGATTACTGATTTTGTTAGTCTTTGCGGCTATCTGTATCGCACCTTTTATCTACATGGCAATCATGTCATTTACGCAGTCCACCACACTGATGCTGCACTGGAGCGATATTAATTTCAGCGATTTTACAAACTTTAACTATGTACTGAAAAAGACAGGATTTATCTGTGCACTGACCAACAGTGTGATCGTTGTATTCTGTTCCTGTCTGTTCAACTGTATCATTGCATCCATGGCAGCCTATGGATTTGCAAAGAAAAAATTCCCGGGAAGCAATGCGATCTTCCGGATCTATCTGCTGACACTGATGATTCCGGGACAGGTAACGATGATTCCTGTATTTATCATGATGAACAAAGCAGGACTGACCAATACCTACTTTGCTCTGATCGTTGTCATCCTGAACGCATTCGGTGTTTTCCTGATCCGTCAGTTTATGGACACCGTGCCGGATGAACTGCTCGAAGCTGCGAAAGTAGACGGATGCCCGGAATACCGGATCTTTATCCAGATCGTTATTCCGCTGATCAAACCGGTACTGATTTCACTGGTCGTATTTACCTTTGTAACTTCCTGGAATGATTTCCTGTGGCCGCTGGTATCCACATCAAACTCTGATATGTATACCCTGACGGTAGCACTGTCACTGTTAAAGACACAGTATCAGACAAACTATGGTCTGATCATGGCAGGTGCAACAGTATCCTTTATCTTCCCGTTCATTATGTATGTATTCTTACAGAAACAGTTCGTGGAAGGTATCGCACTGAGTGGTATTAAAGGTTAA
- a CDS encoding carbohydrate ABC transporter permease, with protein MSRKTKEAVQGIIYILPSFVLILIFCIIPIFMSGYFSFTEYNIMNSPKFVGLDNYIKMFKDSYVTDAAKNTLLYVLMTVPVQTILALAFAAFLAAKIQNKKGEFLRSVMFIPVIASAVTAGTVWRIILNTDGGFLNNILNFFHISSVNWLGSTQTSLLSICIVAVWKNVGYFLVIYYAGIMGIQKDLYEAARVDGATPLQQFTKITLPVLKPITYLVVTLGIIWSFQVFDLAYLMTGGGPGHSSVTLVMGIYNAAFKQYKMGYACAMAMFLLVMIIIINVVEDLFFKEKKEAK; from the coding sequence ATGTCAAGAAAAACAAAAGAGGCAGTACAGGGAATTATTTATATTCTCCCGAGTTTTGTATTGATTCTGATTTTTTGTATCATTCCGATTTTCATGTCCGGCTATTTCAGCTTCACAGAGTACAACATTATGAATTCGCCGAAATTTGTAGGACTTGATAACTACATTAAGATGTTTAAAGACAGCTATGTAACCGATGCAGCGAAGAACACGCTGTTATATGTACTTATGACTGTTCCGGTTCAGACGATCCTGGCACTGGCATTTGCAGCATTTCTGGCAGCAAAGATACAGAATAAAAAAGGTGAATTTTTACGAAGCGTTATGTTCATTCCGGTTATCGCATCTGCAGTTACCGCAGGTACGGTATGGAGAATCATCCTGAACACAGATGGCGGATTTCTGAATAACATTCTGAATTTCTTCCATATTTCTTCTGTGAACTGGCTGGGAAGCACACAGACATCCCTGTTAAGTATCTGTATCGTAGCGGTATGGAAAAACGTAGGATATTTCCTGGTTATTTACTATGCAGGTATCATGGGAATCCAGAAAGACCTGTATGAGGCAGCAAGAGTGGATGGAGCAACTCCACTGCAGCAGTTTACAAAGATTACCCTTCCGGTATTAAAACCGATCACTTATCTGGTAGTTACTCTGGGTATTATCTGGTCCTTCCAGGTATTCGACCTGGCTTACCTGATGACAGGCGGCGGCCCTGGTCATTCCAGTGTCACTCTGGTTATGGGTATCTACAATGCAGCATTCAAACAGTACAAGATGGGTTATGCGTGTGCAATGGCTATGTTCCTGTTAGTGATGATCATCATTATCAATGTAGTGGAAGACCTGTTCTTTAAAGAGAAAAAGGAGGCGAAATAG
- a CDS encoding ABC transporter substrate-binding protein, with product MNKKKVVACLLAATMAAGMLAGCGGSSGSSDSSSSSSGGKDKLTFWFPTFASADGEVTDEEFWNEKMDAFEEENNCEVNVEIIPWDNYEEKYLTGVNSNDGPDVGYLYMEMFYDYIDMGALADIDEYFTDDEKANYIYYDLGNIQGGQYALPVVVGNPRVLAANMDILKDAGIDSVPTNWDELKAACEAVKESNPDVAPLAATWGSTHYGALNEVYWPYFWGAGASIVDDDGNLTIDTDAGLEATQFLKDMKDEGLLPDTTTSVDDALEPFKNGEAAMTVVASSNLARVDGINWDFSILSGPEDTKTFVASDSLVLFNKCKNKDLAAKLMKYVTSKDVMADFHERVSEQPPITADDTYSGDERFEDLFTNQTDKFQSLPVFKGASSMYDTLYKNLQSMMLGELTPEEVLKNTTEYYDSNLK from the coding sequence ATGAACAAGAAAAAAGTAGTAGCGTGTTTACTGGCAGCAACTATGGCAGCAGGTATGCTGGCAGGCTGTGGTGGAAGTTCAGGAAGCAGTGATTCATCTTCCTCTTCCTCAGGCGGAAAAGACAAACTGACCTTCTGGTTCCCGACATTCGCATCTGCTGACGGAGAAGTAACAGATGAAGAATTCTGGAACGAGAAAATGGATGCTTTCGAAGAAGAGAATAACTGTGAAGTAAACGTAGAGATTATCCCGTGGGATAACTACGAAGAGAAATACTTGACCGGTGTAAACTCCAACGATGGTCCGGATGTCGGATATCTGTACATGGAAATGTTCTATGACTACATCGACATGGGAGCGCTGGCAGACATCGATGAATATTTCACCGATGATGAGAAAGCAAATTATATCTATTATGATCTGGGTAATATCCAGGGTGGACAGTATGCATTGCCTGTAGTAGTTGGTAACCCACGAGTTCTGGCTGCAAACATGGATATCCTGAAAGACGCAGGTATCGATTCTGTTCCGACTAACTGGGATGAACTGAAAGCTGCATGCGAAGCGGTAAAAGAAAGCAATCCGGATGTTGCTCCGCTGGCTGCAACATGGGGAAGCACACACTACGGTGCACTGAACGAAGTTTACTGGCCATATTTCTGGGGTGCAGGCGCATCCATCGTTGATGATGACGGAAACCTGACCATCGATACCGATGCAGGTTTGGAAGCTACACAGTTCCTGAAAGACATGAAAGACGAAGGTCTTCTGCCGGATACCACAACTTCTGTAGACGATGCTCTGGAACCATTCAAAAACGGCGAAGCTGCTATGACAGTTGTAGCATCCAGTAACCTGGCAAGAGTAGATGGAATCAACTGGGATTTCTCCATTCTGTCCGGTCCGGAAGATACAAAAACATTCGTAGCATCTGACAGCCTGGTACTGTTTAACAAATGCAAAAACAAAGATCTTGCCGCAAAACTTATGAAATACGTGACCAGCAAAGATGTAATGGCAGATTTCCATGAGAGAGTATCCGAACAGCCACCAATCACAGCAGACGATACTTACAGCGGAGATGAAAGATTTGAAGACCTGTTCACAAACCAGACAGACAAATTCCAGTCCCTGCCTGTATTCAAAGGTGCAAGTTCCATGTACGATACACTGTACAAAAACCTGCAGTCCATGATGCTTGGTGAACTGACTCCAGAAGAAGTTCTGAAAAATACAACAGAATACTATGATTCCAACCTGAAATAA
- the ispF gene encoding 2-C-methyl-D-erythritol 2,4-cyclodiphosphate synthase, giving the protein MVRVGMGYDVHKLTEGRDLILGGVKIPWELGLLGHSDADVVVHAIMDALLGAAALRDIGRHFPDTDPQYKGISSILLLQKVGALLKEKGYQIVNIDATIIAQKPKLLPHIDQMIKNVADALELSEDQVNIKATTEEGLGFTGTMQGISSQAICCIQSVRD; this is encoded by the coding sequence ATGGTACGGGTAGGAATGGGATATGATGTACATAAACTGACGGAAGGACGGGATCTGATCCTTGGCGGTGTGAAGATACCGTGGGAGCTGGGACTTCTGGGACATTCGGATGCGGATGTGGTTGTCCATGCGATCATGGATGCACTTCTCGGTGCAGCTGCCCTGCGGGATATCGGAAGACATTTTCCGGACACGGATCCGCAGTATAAAGGAATCTCAAGTATCCTGTTATTGCAGAAAGTGGGAGCTTTATTAAAAGAAAAGGGATATCAGATTGTAAATATTGATGCCACGATCATCGCACAGAAGCCAAAACTTCTTCCACACATCGATCAGATGATCAAAAATGTGGCAGATGCACTGGAACTTTCCGAAGATCAGGTGAATATCAAGGCAACCACAGAAGAAGGACTTGGATTTACAGGAACAATGCAGGGGATTTCCTCCCAGGCGATTTGTTGTATACAATCTGTACGGGATTGA